The DNA sequence CTGGCCGGGGTGACCTCCGGACAGGCGTCGTCGCTGCTGATGGCCGGCGCGTTGCATCCCTCGGCCGCCGTGGGTGGCACCCCCACGAAGAAGGCTCAGGAGATGATTCGTGAGCTGGAGGCGCTCGACCGTGGCAGGTACGCGGCACCGGTCGGGTGGATCGACAGCTCCGGCGACGGCGAGTGGGGCATCGCCTTGCGATGCGCGCAGGTCGACTCCAGCGAGCGCACCCGGCTGCGGCTCTTCGCCGGCTGCGGCATCGTGGCCGGCTCCGACCCGACGGCGGAGCTCGCCGAAAGCGTCGCCAAGCTCGTGCCGATGCGAGACGCGCTCTCCACGTGACGGGCACGACCGCTCTCCACGTGACGGGCACAACCTGAGTGGCTCCGGCGAAAGGGATCTCTCCTCGCCCAGCAGACTCGGCAGGAGAGGGGCTTCGCCGTCGTCCTCCCTCGCTGATGCCCGCCACACCATGGAGAGATCCCTTTCGCCGGAGCCCCGGGGACTAGTGGTGCGTGACGGCGTCGCGCAGCCGGGCATGCAGATCACGTAGTGCGTTCCGATCGACGCGCACCTCGACGACCGTTCGGCCGGACCGCGGCTCGGCCAGTTCGGCGCGCAATTGGGCCACATCGTCCACCCGGACGTGCGCGAGGCCGTAACCCGCGCACAGCGCGGCGAGATCCGCCGCATGCGGGGTGCCGAATACCCGCTCGAATGGCTTCGCGTACTCCGGTGCCCCCTGTTCCAGCAACGAGAAGATCCCGCCGCCGGAGTCGTTGAGGACAACGATCTGCATATCGGGTGTGTCCTCTGACGGCCCTACGAGCAGCCCGCCGGCGTCGTGCAGAAACGCCAGGTCTCCGACCAGAACCCTGGTCAACCGGCCCGACGCGAGCCCCACACCCGCCGCGGTCGACAGCGTGCCGTCGATCCCGGCCAGTCCCCTGTTGGCCAGCACGAGCGGACCCGCCTGACTCTCGGCGTCCCCGGCGAACGGAGCGGCAGTGAGGTCGACGTCGCGAATCGGATTGGACGACGCCACGACCAGCGCCTCGCCGTCGCGCAGCGCCGCCCACACCTCCCGTGCCACCAAGGGGCCATTCAGCGTTCCGGTGTCGAGTACGCCGTCAATGGCACGCCGCGCGATGTGGTCCGCCTCCTGCCACGCCGCCAGCCAACCGTTGCCGGCCTCACCTGGGTGATCGTGCCGCGCCATGTGCACGGCGTGGGTCACGTGTGCGGCATTGCGGGCGGCGTCGGGCCAGCCGTCGCCCGCTGCCACGACAACCACCTCCACGTCGCGCCGGGCCAGCAACGCACTAACCGGCCGCGACAACGTAGGACGGCCGAAGACCACAACCCGCTCGATCTGCCCGCCGAGTTCCGGACGGCTGAGCAACAGCCGATAGGGTCCGAGCGCGTTCGGCCCGGACCGTGCGCCCGAAGACGGCTCAGCCAGCAACGGGAAGCCACCTCGCTCGGCGAAATCCCGCGCTGCGAACCCGGCCCCGTCCCCGGCGATGACGGCCGTCCGTGGTCCCCACGGCAGCGCCAGCGCACTTCCGGGAGCAGATGGATCAGGCTGACCCGGACGGGGTGGGTGCACGGCATGCACCGCCGTCCGGCCGTGCGGAGACGACTCCGACGACACCCACGACGCCGCGGCGCTGCCAGGGTCGGGCACCAGCGGCTCACGGAACGACAGATTCAGGTGCGCAGGACCCGGCGCGCCGCCACGTGAGCCGGCGCATGCGGCCAAGGCCCGGGCGAGGAGGCTGCGCATGTCCGCGACTTCGTCCGGGCGCCCGTACGGCGCGGGCACGTCGGCGAAATAGCGCACGGCCGAGCCGAAGATGGCGACCTGGTCCGTCGTCTGATTCGCGCCGGTACCGCGCATCTCATGCGGACGATCCGCGGTGAGCAGGATCAAGGGCACGTTTGAATGCGCCGCTTCGAGCACGGCCGGATGCAGGTTCGCCACCGCGGTCCCGGACGTCGTGGCGACGGCCACCGGGCCGCTCACCCTGGCCAGCCCCAGCGCGGTGAAGGCAGCCGAACGCTCGTCGATGCGCACATGCAGCCGCAGGTGCCCCCGGTCCGCGGCGGCCGCGAAGGCGAACGCCAGCGGCGCACTGCGTGATCCGGGGGCGAGCACAGCGTGTTCAACTCCGTGGCGGACGAGCTCGTCGACGATCGCCTCGGCCACAGCCGTCGAAGGATTCACGGTCAGTCGATCTGGCGCAGCCAGGTGAATCCGGTGTTGGCGCCCTGGCAGGTCTGGAGAATGACGTCACAGGCGTCGCCACACGCCCAGTTGGACGCACTTCCCAGCGCGGCCCCGCGCCCGGGCGCGATGACCCGGTCGACGACCTCGTAGATGCCGGCCTGCTCGCCCTCCAGCTCTACGAGCGTGCCCATGGGCATCGCGTTCCACCACGCGTTGCCCAGGTAGTCATGTGCGGCGACGAACGTGTCCACAGTGACGGGCGCGTAGTGGCATGCCACGCCATACGGGAGGTTGTCGATGTCGGTGCTGTTGTTGCACACCCGGACCTCGATGTTGCGAACGTCGTCGCTGAGCACGACACCGGTGTCGCTCTTGACCTCGTCGAAGCGATCTCCGCCGGGGTAGACGAAACGGAACTCGTCGCCGATCGCGGCGTCGACCTCGATCTCGGCCGTGCTGTCGGCATCGGTGGTGACCTCGGTGACTGTCTCCCATGTGTCGCCGACCTTCGCCTGCAACTCGAGCTCGCCGACAATGGCGACCCCGGCTTCAGTGGTCCAGGTGGCGATGACTTCGGCCATACCGTCGTCGGTGGGCGAGGCGGTGGCGGTGACCCGCGAAGGCAGCAGGTCAGTTGTGACCACCGTGACGTCGTTGGAGACGGTGGCTTCCATCTCATCGCTGCCGCCGTAGGCGAGCCGGTAGATGCCGGTCTCGCTGACATCCAGCTCGACGC is a window from the Phytoactinopolyspora mesophila genome containing:
- the menD gene encoding 2-succinyl-5-enolpyruvyl-6-hydroxy-3-cyclohexene-1-carboxylic-acid synthase produces the protein MNPSTAVAEAIVDELVRHGVEHAVLAPGSRSAPLAFAFAAAADRGHLRLHVRIDERSAAFTALGLARVSGPVAVATTSGTAVANLHPAVLEAAHSNVPLILLTADRPHEMRGTGANQTTDQVAIFGSAVRYFADVPAPYGRPDEVADMRSLLARALAACAGSRGGAPGPAHLNLSFREPLVPDPGSAAASWVSSESSPHGRTAVHAVHPPRPGQPDPSAPGSALALPWGPRTAVIAGDGAGFAARDFAERGGFPLLAEPSSGARSGPNALGPYRLLLSRPELGGQIERVVVFGRPTLSRPVSALLARRDVEVVVVAAGDGWPDAARNAAHVTHAVHMARHDHPGEAGNGWLAAWQEADHIARRAIDGVLDTGTLNGPLVAREVWAALRDGEALVVASSNPIRDVDLTAAPFAGDAESQAGPLVLANRGLAGIDGTLSTAAGVGLASGRLTRVLVGDLAFLHDAGGLLVGPSEDTPDMQIVVLNDSGGGIFSLLEQGAPEYAKPFERVFGTPHAADLAALCAGYGLAHVRVDDVAQLRAELAEPRSGRTVVEVRVDRNALRDLHARLRDAVTHH